Proteins encoded in a region of the Vicia villosa cultivar HV-30 ecotype Madison, WI linkage group LG5, Vvil1.0, whole genome shotgun sequence genome:
- the LOC131607192 gene encoding cation/H(+) antiporter 19-like — protein sequence MKATSNGAFQHENPMDYALPLLIVQICLVVAFTRFIAFLCKPLRQPRVIAEVIGGILLGPSAIGRNKRFLEIFFPERSLTVLETVANIGLLFFLFLVGLELDMRSIRRTGTKALCIALAGISVPFVLGIGTSVVLRATISKDVNPAAFLVFMGVSLSITAFPVLARILAELKLLTTDVGRMAMSAAAVNDVAAWILLALAIALSGSNTSPLVSLWVLLCGAGFIVFVVVAVKPLFALMAKHSPEGEPVREIYICITLTVVLACSFMTDTIGIHALFGAFVAGIVVPKDGPFAGVLTEKIEDLVMSLLLPLYFVSSGLKTNVATISGGMSWLLLLLVIFTACFGKIVGTLSVSLLCKVPFREALTLGFLMNTKGLVELIVLNIGKDRKVLNDQAFAICVLMALFTTFITTPIVMAVYKPARHGSPYMIKTVQRKDPDTELRILACFHSTWNIPTLVNLIESSRGTRKRGRLCIYAMHLMELSERPSAITMVHKARNNGLPFWNKKQGDNNDQMVIAFQAYGHLTSVNVRPMTAISSLNNIHEDICSSAHQKRVAMILLPFHKHQRADGMMESLGQSFRIMNGLVLSHAPCSVGILVDRGLGGTSQVHASDVSYNVVVPFFGGCDDREALAYGMRMAEHPGIYLTVIKFITPPGKTLAFGAKLIGVAADENRKVIKVADDSTDDEDKKEDNQFWSDFISVSCKSEESIVYEERLVDSKDDVITVLRERNKSNLICVGRMPPVVPLLDGSDCAELGPVGSYLASSDFSTIASVLVFQQYNPKTDIHPLVMEVSDYSDIPDTPRDRDEV from the exons ATGAAGGCCACATCCAATGGGGCATTTCAACATGAAAACCCAATGGATTATGCTCTTCCTTTGTTGATTGTTCAGATATGTTTGGTGGTTGCTTTTACGAGATTCATTGCATTTCTTTGCAAGCCTCTTAGACAACCTAGAGTTATTGCAGAAGTCATT GGAGGGATATTACTAGGACCATCAGCAATTGGGAGGAACAAGAGATTTCTAGAGATATTTTTTCCTGAAAGAAGCTTAACAGTTCTTGAAACAGTAGCCAACATTGGccttctatttttcttatttctAGTAGGTCTTGAACTCGACATGCGATCGATACGCAGAACAGGTACAAAAGCCTTATGCATAGCCCTTGCTGGGATCAGTGTCCCATTTGTACTTGGCATAGGCACTTCAGTTGTTCTTCGCGCCACCATATCCAAAGACGTTAATCCAGCTGCCTTCCTCGTCTTCATGGGCGTTTCTCTTTCGATTACCGCCTTTCCTGTCCTCGCTCGCATCCTAGCTGAGCTCAAACTCCTGACAACCGATGTGGGTCGTATGGCAATGTCGGCTGCTGCTGTCAACGATGTTGCAGCATGGATACTACTTGCTCTTGCCATTGCTCTTTCGGGATCAAACACTTCCCCTCTTGTTTCCTTGTGGGTCCTGCTCTGTGGTGCGGGTTTTATCgtctttgttgttgttgctgtaaaGCCTTTATTTGCATTGATGGCTAAACATTCCCCTGAGGGTGAACCTGTGAGGGAGATTTACATTTGCATCACCTTGACAGTTGTTTTGGCTTGTAGTTTTATGACTGATACTATTGGTATTCATGCACTTTTCGGAGCTTTTGTAGCTGGAATTGTTGTTCCTAAAGATGGACCTTTCGCTGGCGTTTTGACCGAGAAGATTGAAGATCTTGTTATGAGTCTTTTGTTGCCACTTTATTTTGTGTCTAGTGGATTGAAGACTAATGTGGCTACTATAAGTGGAGGAATGTCTTGGTTACTATTACTCCTTGTTATATTTACTGCTTGCTTTGGTAAAATTGTTGGTACTCTTTCTGTGTCATTGTTGTGTAAAGTGCCTTTTAGAGAAGCATTGACCCTTGGATTTCTTATGAACACCAAGGGCTTGGTGGAACTTATTGTTCTCAACATCGGCAAGGATCGCAAG GTACTGAATGATCAAGCATTTGCAATATGTGTTTTAATGGCATTGTTCACCACTTTCATCACGACACCGATAGTGATGGCAGTATACAAACCTGCTAGGCATGGATCACCATACATGATTAAAACAGTTCAGCGCAAAGATCCAGACACAGAACTTCGAATACTAGCTTGCTTCCACAGCACATGGAACATTCCCACATTAGTCAATCTAATCGAGTCTTCAAGAGGGACACGGAAGCGAGGAAGATTATGTATATACGCAATGCATTTAATGGAACTCTCAGAAAGACCTTCCGCGATAACAATGGTTCATAAGGCGAGAAACAATGGCCTTCCCTTCTGGAACAAAAAACAAGGCGATAACAATGATCAAATGGTTATTGCGTTCCAAGCTTACGGACATCTAACTAGCGTTAATGTCCGTCCAATGACAGCAATTTCGTCGTTGAATAACATCCACGAAGACATCTGTTCAAGTGCTCACCAAAAGCGGGTCGCAATGATTCTACTCCCGTTCCATAAGCATCAACGTGCTGATGGAATGATGGAGTCACTAGGCCAATCTTTCCGCATAATGAATGGCCTTGTACTCAGTCACGCTCCCTGCTCGGTTGGAATTTTGGTCGACCGCGGCCTTGGAGGAACAAGCCAAGTTCATGCTAGTGACGTTTCTTACAATGTTGTTGTACCATTCTTTGGAGGATGCGACGATCGTGAAGCACTCGCATACGGAATGAGAATGGCTGAACATCCGGGGATTTATCTCACTGTCATCAAGTTCATTACTCCACCAGGAAAAACACTGGCATTCGGTGCTAAGCTGATCGGTGTAGCAGCTGACGAGAATCGAAAAGTAATCAAAGTTGCTGATGATAGCACAGACGACGAAGATAAAAAAGAGGATAATCAATTTTGGTCGGACTTTATAAGTGTTTCTTGTAAGAGCGAAGAGTCTATAGTATACGAGGAAAGGTTGGTGGATAGCAAAGACGATGTTATAACTGTATTGAGGGAAAGGAACAAAAGCAATCTGATTTGTGTAGGAAGAATGCCTCCAGTAGTACCTTTGCTAGATGGAAGTGATTGTGCTGAGCTTGGTCCTGTTGGAAGCTATTTGGCCTCTTCTGATTTCTCTACAATTGCATCAGTCCTAGTTTTTCAGCAATATAATCCTAAGACAGATATTCATCCTTTGGTGATGGAGGTTTCTGATTATTCTGATATCCCTGACACACCAAGAGATAGAGATGAAGTATAG